The proteins below come from a single Candidozyma auris chromosome 3, complete sequence genomic window:
- the ARG1 gene encoding argininosuccinate synthase has product MSKGKVCLAYSGGLDTSVILAWLLEQGYEVVAFLANIGQEEDFEAAEKKALALGASKFVVVDVRKQFVEQVCFPAIQANAVYENVYLLGTSLARPVIAQAQIQVAEQEGCFAVSHGCTGKGNDQVRFELSFYALKPDVVVIAPWRDPEFFNRFAGRNDLLEYAASKNIPVAQTKAKPWSTDENLAHISFEAGILEDPNTTPPKDMWKLTVDPTDAPDTPEDFDVVFEKGLPVKLVLDGGKKVVTDPVELFLEANALARRNGVGRIDIVENRFIGIKSRGCYETPGLTILRSTHIDLEGLTLDREVRALRDQFVTISYAKLLYNGMYFTPECEYVRAMIPPSQKTVNGTVRARAYKGSLTILGRYSDTEKLYDETESSMDELTGFSPEDTSGFIAVQSIRIKKYGEAAREKGQKLEL; this is encoded by the coding sequence ATGTCAAAAGGAAAAGTTTGTCTCGCGTACTCCGGTGGTTTGGACACCTCCGTGATTCTCGCCTGGTTGCTTGAACAAGGCTACGAAGTTGTGGCCTTTTTGGCCAACATTGGCCAGGAGGAGGACTTCGAAGCTGCCGAGAAGAAAGCCTTGGCCCTTGGTGCTTCTAAATTCGTCGTGGTGGATGTCAGAAAGCAGTTTGTTGAGCAAGTGTGTTTCCCTGCCATCCAGGCCAACGCCGTCTATGAGAATGTCTACCTTTTGGGTACTTCGTTGGCCAGACCAGTGATTGCCCAGGCTCAGATCCAGGTTGCCGAACAAGAAGGATGCTTTGCTGTTTCCCATGGTTGCACAGGTAAAGGTAATGACCAGGTGCGTTTTGAGTTGTCCTTCTACGCTTTGAAGCCTGATGTCGTTGTCATTGCCCCATGGAGAGACCCTgagttcttcaacagattTGCTGGCAGAAATGACTTGTTGGAGTACGCTGCCTCGAAGAACATTCCTGTGGCTCAGACTAAGGCCAAACCATGGTCTACAGACGAGAACTTGGCTCATATCTCTTTCGAAGCTGGTATTTTGGAAGACCCAAACACTACTCCTCCAAAGGACATGTGGAAGTTGACTGTCGACCCCACTGACGCTCCAGACACCCCAGAGGACTTCGATGTTGTGTTTGAAAAGGGTTTACCAGTCAAGTTGGTGTTGGATGGCGGTAAGAAGGTTGTTACCGACCCAGTGGAATTATTCCTTGAGGCTAACGCCTTGGCCAGAAGGAACGGTGTGGGGAGAATTGACATTGTCGAGAATCGTTTCATTGGTATCAAGTCCAGAGGCTGCTACGAGACCCCAGGCTTGACCATCTTGAGATCCACCCACATTGATTTGGAGGGTTTGACCTTGGACAGAGAGGTGAGAGCATTGAGAGACCAGTTTGTCACCATTTCTTACGCCAAGTTGTTGTACAACGGAATGTACTTTACCCCAGAGTGTGAGTACGTGAGAGCCATGATCCCACCTTCCCAGAAGACCGTCAACGGTACTGTCAGAGCCAGAGCTTACAAGGGCTCCTTGACGATTTTGGGCAGATACTCTGACACCGAGAAATTGTACGATGAAACCGAGTCTTCCATGGACGAATTGACTGGCTTCTCTCCTGAGGACACTTCTGGTTTCATTGCTGTCCAGTCCATCAGAATCAAGAAGTATGGTGAGGCTGCTCGTGAAAAGGGCCAAAAGTTGGAATTGTAA
- a CDS encoding DUF4246 domain-containing protein, producing the protein MSSSSPFRHPWWAAFGLYVNTARYRDEWLIVGLSNTIRQKPDWEKKCKDQEIVKKWEAEFLAQRPETKYPKEVFEYVIRELKWYDELQSLPEIAAGKFKIAADDKILYSDGAIADNIVKSFSKDAASFESAITKKDYHPGSDDLVVDLLHPSLFHLVYGRTKVISGDKLVAAEFNEEIKTVKKGVAEYGVSKRFQWLPALMKLDSETKHFGFVSYINNLHPIKNSSLYQSIADIFNQVIPGLNLCLSRFQSEEYVKIPIQDYYGEGYAEYSKTCYELIDRKATDEEWEEWEKGKRQFYREVIPKYEKDPETKHIDLRGFENLKVIVKMANIELTPEKPEYKGGSWHVEGTINEDIVATVIYYYDMDNVKDSKLSFKYAFDDPDYEQGDEFYCKDRFGIEDGDPMTRYIGSVEAKKGRVVIFPNSFQHHVDAFKLEDPSKPGFRKILCFFLVDPYNSLVKATDVVPPQNETWVNDKELMKKFFPQVNAKDLATMTEQEAKEFRSQLMEERSAMVNEEDDFDNAYSRTFSLCEH; encoded by the coding sequence ATGTCGTCGAGCTCTCCTTTTAGACACCCCTGGTGGGCTGCCTTTGGGCTTTATGTGAACACAGCTCGTTACCGTGACGAATGGCTCATTGTCGGACTCTCAAACACAATCAGGCAGAAACCAGATTGGGAGAAAAAGTGTAAGGATCAAGAGATCGTGAAAAAATGGGAAGCAGAGTTTTTGGCCCAGAGACCAGAGACAAAATACCCAAAAGAGGTTTTTGAGTATGTGATTCGGGAATTGAAGTGGTACGATGAATTGCAGTCGCTTCCTGAGATCGCTGCTGGAAAGTTCAAGATAGCTGCCGACGATAAGATCTTGTATAGTGATGGAGCTATCGCAGACAATATTGTGAAAAGCTTCAGCAAGGACGCCGCTTCGTTTGAGTCTGCAATCACTAAGAAGGACTACCATCCAGGCTCTGACGACTTGGTGGTGGATTTATTACAcccttctcttttccacCTAGTCTACGGCAGAACAAAGGTAATAAGCGGTGACAAGTTGGTGGCGGCTGAGTTTAATGAGGAAATAAAGACAGTCAAGAAAGGTGTCGCAGAATACGGTGTATCGAAGAGGTTTCAGTGGCTTCCAGCGCTCATGAAGCTAGACAGCGAGACGAAGCACTTTGGCTTTGTTTCTtacatcaacaacctcCATCCTATAAAGAATTCCTCTCTTTATCAATCAATAGCTGATATTTTCAATCAGGTGATTCCCGGTTTGAACTTGTGCTTGTCCAGATTTCAGTCCGAAGAATATGTGAAGATACCCATTCAGGATTACTACGGAGAAGGTTATGCGGAGTACAGTAAGACTTGCTACGAACTCATTGATAGAAAGGCTACTGATGAGGAGTGGGAAGAATGGGAGAAGGGAAAACGCCAATTCTACAGGGAAGTCATCCCAAAATACGAAAAGGATCCTGAAACTAAGCACATTGATCTTCGTGGCTTTgaaaacttgaaggtgatcGTGAAAATGGCAAACATTGAGCTCACACCAGAGAAACCAGAGTATAAAGGTGGCTCTTGGCACGTCGAAGGTACCATTAACGAAGACATCGTTGCCACGGTGATATATTACTATGATATGGATAACGTGAAAGATTCCAAactctccttcaagtatgCTTTTGACGACCCAGATTACGAACAGGGTGATGAGTTCTACTGCAAAGACAGATTTGGAATCGAAGATGGAGATCCCATGACTAGGTACATTGGAAGCGtcgaagcaaagaaagggAGAGTTGTGATCTTCCCCAATAGCTTTCAGCACCACGTCGATGCGTTCAAATTAGAAGATCCCAGCAAACCAGGATTTAGAAAAATTTTgtgtttcttcttggtcgATCCATATAATTCATTGGTGAAGGCAACCGATGTTGTTCCACCACAAAATGAAACATGGGTCAACGACAAGGAGCTTATGAAAAAGTTCTTCCCCCAGGTTAACGCAAAAGATCTTGCCACAATGACCGAGCAAGAAGCTAAGGAGTTTAGGCTGCAGTTGATGGAAGAACGTTCAGCAATGGTAAATGAAGAGGACGATTTTGACAATGCCTACAGCAGAACCTTCTCCCTTTGCGAGCACTAA
- the GLO2 gene encoding hydroxyacylglutathione hydrolase, translating to MHVEIIPSSWGKGNNYAYLLIDEPSRHAWLIDSAFPQDVEAYIANKKPHFELKAIVNTHHHWDHAGGNGHFHKKYPDLPVIAGKDSELVTYTPSHQEVIDLGDQLSITALHTPCHTQDSICYYVKDSKTGQKAVFTGDTLFISGCGRFFEGTATQMKKALNDILGKLPKDTVTYPGHEYTKGNLNFSKTVLQNEAIDSLANFVKSSSITAGKFTIGDELEFNPFMRLSDPQVLKATSASDPVSVMAKLREMKNNA from the coding sequence ATGCACGTTGAAATCATTCCGCTGTCCTGGGGCAAGGGCAACAACTACGCTTATCTCTTGATAGATGAGCCTTCGAGGCACGCCTGGTTAATTGATTCGGCTTTCCCACAAGACGTTGAGGCGTACATTGCCAATAAAAAGCCCCACTTTGAATTGAAGGCCATAGTGAATACTCACCATCATTGGGATCACGCTGGCGGCAACGGCCATTTTCACAAGAAATATCCGGATTTGCCCGTTATCGCTGGCAAGGACTCTGAATTGGTGACTTACACCCCTTCACACCAAGAGGTGATAGATTTGGGTGACCAATTATCTATCACGGCTTTGCATACCCCGTGTCACACCCAGGATTCCATCTGTTACTATGTGAAAGACTCAAAGACTGGGCAGAAGGCCGTCTTCACTGGTGACACGCTATTCATTTCGGGCTGCGGTCGTTTCTTTGAGGGAACGGCAACACAGATGAAAAAAGCTCTCAACGATATCTTGGGCAAGTTGCCAAAGGATACTGTCACGTATCCAGGTCATGAATACACTAAAGGCAATCTCAATTTCAGTAAGACAGTGTTGCAGAACGAAGCCATCGACTCGCTTGCAAATTTCGTGAAGCTGAGCAGCATCACCGCCGGAAAGTTCACAATCGGTGATGAGCTCGAGTTCAATCCGTTCATGCGTCTTCTGGATCCTCAAGTGTTGAAAGCCACTTCTGCCTCGGACCCTGTCAGCGTCATGGCTAAATTACGTGAAATGAAGAATAACGCCTGA
- the PMT1 gene encoding dolichyl-phosphate-mannose-protein mannosyltransferase PMT1, whose protein sequence is MAKNSKSEARKSSSGSAVSTDTLFDLDTVPQPQYGKGQYREYLLTETPEYITNSRRVSGKEYALLAVLFGAGLYVRLQNLHHPNSVVFDEVHFGGFAKKYIKGTFFMDVHPPLAKMLYAAVGSLAGFTGDFDFAKIGDIFPQSVPYVVMRAFPAVLGLATVFLCYLTLRSSGVRPIVAFVTAGSLLVENSYVTISRYILLDAPLLFFIAAAIYAFKKFEVQKPFSLNFFRSLLSCSLALGMAFSSKWVGLFTIAWVGVCCVIHMWFLIGDLSVSPKAIWKHAFARASFLLGVPIILYLFIFSIHFNVLPNDGDGSAFMTSHFRAGLAGSLVPRQTTAQVGYGSLVTIRHVNTRGGYLHSHNHMYPTGSKQQQITLYPHLDTNNEWMIEPYNRSIPDEFEQIKDGDKVRLVHVNTKRRLHSHDEKPPVSERDWQKEASCYGYDGFGGDANDDWIFEIVKHKTKGRAQEEVRAIETIFRLRHAMTGHYLFSSEVKLPSWGFEQQEVTAASQGKRPLTHWYIETNNADQRLPAEKREIVRYEKLSFWQKFVESHKTMWKINQGLTSHHNWQSNPHDWPLLVRGINYWGKDHTQVYFLGNPFVWWTVSATLVAFLIHMGISVLKWQTGSKIATSKHVFNFNLQMFTYFIGWLIHYFPFFIMGRQLFLHHYLPSQYFAILGLGHLFELFVANSYVGRKGAHALVVYLAVAATVYFYFSPIIYGYPWTKNQCKSTKWVSSWDYDCNTFLDNISEYRSLKSSIAESTISNPSTVVVNEAKETPRAVKQEIKQEKHGLSESEYFEPPPAAETHKGPLPDFLRDEEEAPVGELVDEATENKDKPHAVPEKVAPSEGEEQGIVADEVVVEGVVHEEAEMQ, encoded by the coding sequence ATGGCCAAAAACTCAAAGTCAGAAGCCCGCAAGAGCTCCCTGGGCTCGGCTGTATCTACTGACACCTTGTTTGACTTGGACACGGTGCCGCAGCCCCAATATGGAAAGGGCCAGTACCGTGAGTACTTGTTGACCGAAACCCCAGAGTACATCACCAACTCTCGCAGAGTGCTGGGCAAGGAATACGCGTTGCTTGCCGTCTTGTTTGGTGCTGGCTTGTACGTGCGTTTGCAGAACTTGCACCACCCCAACTCGGTGGTTTTCGATGAGGTCCACTTTGGAGGATTTGCCAAAAAGTACATCAAGGGCACATTTTTCATGGACGTTCACCCTCCCTTGGCCAAGATGCTTTATGCAGCAGTGGGCCTGCTTGCTGGCTTCACAGGGGACTTTGACTTCGCTAAGATTGGCGATATTTTCCCCCAGTCTGTCCCATATGTGGTCATGAGAGCTTTCCCTGCTGTGTTGGGGTTGGCCACTGTTTTCCTTTGCTACTTAACGTTGCGTTCCTCTGGCGTGCGTCCAATTGTCGCTTTTGTCACTGCTGGTTCTCTTTTGGTGGAGAATTCGTACGTCACAATCTCCAGATACATTTTGCTTGACGCGCCACTTTTGTTCTTCATTGCTGCCGCCATATATGCGTTTAAGAAGTTCGAAGTGCAGAAACCCTTCTCGTTGAACTTCTTCCGTTCCCTTTTGCTGTGTTCCCTTGCCTTGGGCATGGCCTTCAGCTCGAAGTGGGTCGGTTTGTTCACCATCGCATGGGTCGGCGTGTGCTGTGTCATTCACATGTGGTTCCTCATTGGTGACTTGTCTGTGTCTCCCAAGGCCATTTGGAAGCACGCATTTGCTCGCGCATCGTTCCTTTTGGGCGTACCAATTATCTTATACTTATTCATTTTCAGCATCCACTTCAATGTGTTGCCAAATGATGGTGACGGCTCTGCCTTCATGACCTCCCACTTCCGTGCGGGATTAGCTGGATCTCTTGTTCCTAGACAGACTACTGCTCAGGTAGGCTACGGTTCTCTTGTCACAATTCGTCATGTCAACACCAGAGGCGGTTACTTGCATTCTCACAACCACATGTACCCAACTGGATccaagcagcagcaaatTACCTTATACCCACACTTGGACACCAACAACGAATGGATGATTGAGCCTTACAACAGATCTATCCCTGACGAATTTGAGCAGATCAAGGACGGTGACAAGGTCAGACTTGTCCACGTGAACACCAAGAGAAGATTGCATTCTCACGACGAGAAGCCTCCTGTGAGTGAGCGTGACTGGCAGAAGGAAGCCTCCTGTTACGGTTATGATGGCTTTGGCGGTGACGCCAACGATGACTGGATCTTTGAGATTGTCAAGCACAAGACCAAAGGAAGAGCCCAGGAAGAAGTGAGAGCCATTGAGACTATCTTCAGATTGAGACATGCCATGACTGGCCACTACTTGTTCTCGAGTGAGGTGAAGTTGCCAAGCTGGGGTTTCGAGCAGCAGGAAGTCACTGCCGCCTCTCAAGGAAAGAGGCCTTTGACTCATTGGTACATTGAGACGAACAATGCTGACCAAAGATTGCCAGCTGAGAAAAGAGAGATTGTGAGATACGAGAAGTTGAGCTTCTGGCAGAAATTCGTTGAGTCTCACAAGACCATGTGGAAGATCAATCAAGGTTTGACCTCCCACCACAACTGGCAATCTAATCCTCATGATTGGCCCTTGTTGGTTCGCGGTATCAACTATTGGGGCAAGGACCACACCCAGGTTTACTTCCTTGGTAACCCATTTGTGTGGTGGACGGTCTCTGCAACGTTGGTTGCTTTCTTAATCCACATGGGCATCTCCGTTTTGAAGTGGCAGACAGGCCTGAAGATTGCAACTTCCAAGCAtgtcttcaacttcaatCTTCAGATGTTCACATACTTTATCGGATGGCTCATCCACTACTTCCCATTCTTCATCATGGGAAGACAGCTTTTCTTGCACCACTACTTGCCATCTCAATACTTTGCAATCTTGGGTCTTGGCCACTTGTTTGAGTTGTTTGTTGCCAATTCTTATGTGGGCAGAAAAGGTGCTCATGCGTTGGTGGTATATTTGGCTGTTGCTGCTACAGTGTACTTCTACTTCTCTCCTATCATTTACGGATATCCATGGACAAAGAACCAATGCAAATCCACCAAATGGGTGTCCTCTTGGGATTATGACTGCAACACATTCCTCGATAATATTCTGGAGTACCGTTCATTGAAGCTGTCTATTGCTGAGAGCACCATCTCTAACCCCCTGACGGTGGTTGTCaatgaagccaaagaaacTCCTCGTGCTGTAAAGCAAGAgatcaagcaagaaaagcaCGGTTTGCTGGAAAGTGAATACTTTGAACCACCACCGGCTGCCGAGACCCACAAGGGCCCCTTGCCAGACTTTTTGAGagatgaggaggaggcaCCTGTTGGCGAGTTGGTTGACGAGGCCACTgagaacaaggacaagCCTCATGCCGTTCCCGAGAAGGTTGCACCTTCTGAGGGAGAGGAGCAAGGCATTGTTGCTGACGAGGTTGTCGTGGAGGGAGTTGTTCACGAAGAGGCTGAGATGCAGTAG